A region of Argentina anserina chromosome 5, drPotAnse1.1, whole genome shotgun sequence DNA encodes the following proteins:
- the LOC126794301 gene encoding LOW QUALITY PROTEIN: putative pentatricopeptide repeat-containing protein At5g43820 (The sequence of the model RefSeq protein was modified relative to this genomic sequence to represent the inferred CDS: inserted 2 bases in 2 codons) encodes MAAFHGGASCRLFSSLPYLSYHPLLHLNSPFSSSLFTTFTAQSQPQHLPSNPNQSSSLDERSVLHELSNLLPIPHRILPIQLTDSKNPVQNSKILVENSRAVDGFLSPEEKLRGMFLQKLKGVALIEHALDNAGVDLSAEVVAKXVNRGSLGGEAMLVFFNWAIRNPXNDVHVYNVIVKALGRRKFFKCMMQVLSDMRRRGVRVDLETVSIVMDSFVRAGHVGKAIRVFRESEEFGLECSTECLNVLLQCLCWRSHVVAASSFMNSVKGKVELSGATYNVVIGGWSRFGRVGEMKRTLEAMLADGFSPDNATFSYILEGLGRAGWIDEAVEIFKSMKGKDCTPDTGAYNAMISNFISGGNIDECVKYLKSMSGNGCYPDVDTYAKLIAGLLKARKVADALEMFDEMLSQGFVPTMGTITSFVEPLCSFGPPYAAMMIYQKARRVGCRISLAAYKLLLMRLSRFGKCGMLLNIWDEMQECGYASDIEVYEYVISGLCNIGQLDNAVLVMEESLRKGFCSSRLTYSKLSNKLLASNKLERAYKLYLKIKAARHSDKAHRIWRARGWHF; translated from the exons ATGGCGGCGTTTCACGGCGGCGCCTCATGCCGTCTCTTCTCATCGCTTCCATATCTCAGCTACCACCCTCTTCTTCATCTTAATTCTCCTTTCTCATCGTCTCTCTTTACAACTTTCACCGCTCAATCCCAACCCCAACATCTCCCTTCCAATCCCAACCAGTCTTCCTCTCTTGACGAACGCTCTGTTCTTCACGAGCTCTCCAATCTCTTACCAATCCCCCACCGAATCTTACCTATTCAACTCACTGATTCCAAGAATCCCGTACAGAATTCGAAGATTCTGGTAGAAAATTCTAGGGCGGTGGACGGGTTTTTGTCGCCGGAGGAGAAGCTACGCGGCATGTTTCTCCAGAAATTGAAAGGCGTGGCTCTAATTGAGCACGCTCTGGACAATGCTGGTGTGGATTTGAGCGCTGAAGTTGTTGCTA TAGTGAATAGAGGTAGCTTAGGAGGTGAGGCCATGCTTGTGTTCTTCAATTGGGCGATTCGGAACC GTAATGATGTTCATGTGTATAATGTGATTGTTAAAGCATTGGGTAGGAGGAAGTTCTTTAAGTGTATGATGCAGGTTTTGAGTGACATGAGGAGGAGAGGTGTGCGTGTCGATTTGGAGACTGTTTCAATTGTGATGGATAGTTTTGTGAGGGCTGGACATGTAGGGAAGGCGATAAGGGTGTTTAGGGAGTCGGAGGAGTTTGGGTTGGAGTGTAGTACTGAGTGTTTGAATGTGCTTCTGCAGTGTCTGTGCTGGCGGTCTCATGTGGTGGCTGCGAGTTCGTTTATGAATTCGGTGAAGGGGAAGGTGGAGCTTAGTGGCGCGACGTATAATGTTGTTATTGGTGGGTGGTCGAGATTTGGTAGAGTTGGTGAGATGAAGAGGACTTTGGAGGCAATGTTGGCTGATGGGTTTAGTCCTGATAATGCAACTTTCAGTTACATTCTTGAGGGTTTGGGAAGAGCTGGTTGGATCGATGAGGCCGTTGAGATTTTTAAGAGCATGAAGGGGAAAGATTGCACGCCAGACACCGGTGCGTACAATGCAATGATCTCTAATTTTATATCTGGTGGGAATATTGATGAATGTGTAAAGTACTTAAAAAGTATGTCAGGTAATGGTTGTTATCCAGATGTTGATACGTATGCCAAATTGATTGCTGGTTTGCTTAAAGCTCGGAAAGTGGCGGATGCACTGGAGATGTTTGATGAGATGTTAAGCCAAGGATTTGTTCCTACTATGGGGACGATAACCTCTTTTGTGGAACCCTTATGTAGCTTTGGTCCGCCATATGCTGCTATGATGATCTACCAGAAAGCAAGAAGGGTCGGATGTAGAATATCGCTGGCTGCTTATAAGTTATTGCTTATGCGTCTTTCTAGATTTGGTAAATGTGGAATGTTGCTAAACATTTGGGATGAGATGCAGGAATGTGGTTATGCTTCTGATATTGAAGTATATGAGTATGTAATCAGTGGACTTTGCAACATAGGGCAGCTTGACAATGCTGTACTTGTCATGGAAGAGTCTCTAAGAAAAGGTTTTTGCTCAAGCAGGCTTACGTATAGCAAACTAAGTAACAAACTTCTTGCTTCAAATAAGTTAGAGAGGGCTTATAAGCTATATCTGAAGATTAAAGCTGCTCGTCATTCTGACAAGGCACACAGAATTTGGCGAGCCAGGGGATGGCATTTTTGA
- the LOC126795593 gene encoding uncharacterized protein LOC126795593, translating into MNSFSSELGLQFGSTLEAPHVIDVWPTIISTGPGNVPLNASYKTAGEYASQKKFSEVCQVGALCFSQVTSKWGSYASVGVKQDNEPGGGEQEEFEFVLKSYYDSISWGKKPVFGRIKGANKKLTQSSFTAVKCAQKNNIDGAALLAVCRGKVSEGIDFTDDNARAVIIVGIPFPNMNDIKVSLKKKYNDAYKSSKGFLSGNEWYCHQAFRALNQAAGRCIRHRFDYGAVIILDERYQVGRNTAYVSKWLKKSMRQYESFNTSMEELKSFFSSVKSSDTRESHSFFEKSEFE; encoded by the exons ATGAATTCCTTTTCATCTGAGCTTGGCCTTCAGTTTGGAAGTACTCTGGAAGCTCCTCATGTCATTGAT GTTTGGCCTACTATTATTTCTACTGGCCCTGGTAATGTGCCATTGAATGCAAGTTATAAGACAGCAGGTGAATATGCTTCCCAG AAGAAATTTTCAGAAGTGTGCCAGGTGGGTGCCTTGTGTTTTTCCCAAGTTACAAGTAAATGGGGAAGTTATGCAAGCGTTGGCGTGAAACAGGACAACG AGCCGGGTGGAGGAGAGCAGGAGGAATTTGAGTTTGTACTGAAGAGTTATTATGATTCAATTAGTTGGGGCAAAAAGCCTGTTTTTGGCAGAATTAAAGGAGCTAACAAGAAATTAACACAAAGTAGCTTCACTGCAGTCAAGTGTGCCCAAAAGAATAACATTGATGGAGCTGCCTTACTGGCTGTGTGCCGGGGAAAG GTTTCTGAAGGAATCGACTTCACAGATGACAATGCTCGGGCAGTG ATAATTGTGGGAATTCCATTTCCCAACAT GAATGATATTAAGGTTTCCTTAAAGAAGAAATACAATGATGCATATAAGTCATCCAAGGGCTTTTTGAGTGGAAATGAATGGTACTGTCATCAGGCTTTCCGAGCTTTAAATCAAGCTGCAG gACGTTGTATACGACATAGATTTGATTATGGAGCTGTCATCATATTAG ATGAACGTTATCAGGTAGGAAGAAATACAGCATATGTGTCAAAGTGGCTTAAGAAATCGATGAGACAGTATGAAAGCTTCAACACGTCAATGGAGGAATTAAAATCCTTTTTCAGCAGTGTCAAG AGTTCTGACACTAGAGAGAGTCATTCTTTCTTTGAGAAATCAGAGTTTGAATAA